The DNA region TTCATTAAATCTAATTATTTTCTTAAATAAGCAAAAGTATTTTTTATGAGTTTCCATTCTATTTTAAAGTAATTTTTCCAGTTTTTTCTTAAGAATGGAGTTTTTGTTAATTTTTTCCTATTTCCTAATCCTTCCTTGATCCCATCCAAGTAAATGGAACCGTATCCTTTCCTTACAAAGAAAAGGTACTTGATTAAGAATCCTAGGAATAAAAATATGAAATTGATAATCTTCTGTAAAATTGGGAAGTTCTTGTAAATCAGGAACACATTGTTACGGGCAGCCAATTTGATCTTGAATTCGTTGTATCTGCTGCCGCTTGTTCCGCTCCCATAATGGTAAACAATTGAATTTGGGCAGAAATAGTTTTTATATCCATATATTTGAGCCCTATATGCAAGGTCTATATCTTCAACATAAGCAAAGAAATTATCATCAAAAAGCCCTATTTCCTCAAGGACTGACTTTCTATACAATGCTGCACCTGCACATGAGGAGAATATTTCCTTCTTCTCATTGTATCTCTCTACAGGCTGGCCATCCCCAATCTTCTTTGTCCATGCAAGGATGGTATACTCATCTCCAGCATCATCAATCAGCTTTCTATTGTAGTGCTGAATCATCTTAGACTGTATTGAAAATGGATTTTCACCTAACTCGAT from Methanobrevibacter ruminantium includes:
- a CDS encoding glycosyltransferase family 2 protein: MKVSVVTPNYNGLKFLNNYFETLLIQSRFIEEIILIDNASTDGSIEFIEEFIESSNYPIDIVLIKNEDNLGFAPAVNQGIRAAKCEYIYSVNNDVELEWNALDEIIKAMEESIELGENPFSIQSKMIQHYNRKLIDDAGDEYTILAWTKKIGDGQPVERYNEKKEIFSSCAGAALYRKSVLEEIGLFDDNFFAYVEDIDLAYRAQIYGYKNYFCPNSIVYHYGSGTSGSRYNEFKIKLAARNNVFLIYKNFPILQKIINFIFLFLGFLIKYLFFVRKGYGSIYLDGIKEGLGNRKKLTKTPFLRKNWKNYFKIEWKLIKNTFAYLRK